The Ovis aries strain OAR_USU_Benz2616 breed Rambouillet chromosome X, ARS-UI_Ramb_v3.0, whole genome shotgun sequence genomic sequence TCTTTTACTATATTTACAGTGTGGCAGGCATTTACTGTGGCAGTCACATGAAACCTAATAATCCTCTACAGCATACTTTTGGAAGATTTTTACAATCATATATACTCCAGTGAATGCCATTCCATCTTATGAAttctagaaaaatgtaaatatcagTTCATTCAGTATTGCTAAACCAGGAGAGCTCTGTTATTTAGCACATTTATGCTTATCAGTATAATGATAAGGGATAGTCattactgttttaaaatgttaaattatgtTCAGAATTGTTTCTGTGTTGTGTACCTTTTGTACTGTAATTCTTTGAATTTAATGGACTCAAGATATGTACAATGATTTGCTATTTATTACGAGTATTTTGTTAAAGTATCTATTAATTATTCTAAAACAATTGGCTGCCTGTAGCTAGTCTTACCCAATATAACTAGCAACTGTGGGTTTgatgggttgtttttcttttttttaatgtaatagtgTTTTCCCGATCATTCATTATTCCGTTTCTcagatattttttgtttgtttgtttagtagaTTTTTGGAGTGTCAAATCACTGTATTACACTGGATTCatatttctctctgtttttttttttttttctggacattGCAGGTGAAAGtagggaagaaaagttaggagaCTCTTTGCAAGATTTATACAGGGCATTGGAGCAAGCCAGTCTGTCGCCCCTGGGAGAACATCGCATTTCAACCAAGATGGAATACAAACTATCATTTATAAAGAGATGTAATGATCCTGTGATGAATGAAAAACTACACAGGCTGAGGATTCTCAAAAGCACTTTAAAGGTAAGATTTGAAATAGAAGGAGACATTCGTTTTAAGAGATTCATTCCTGAACTCAAAATCAATTATCAGATACTCTAGGGGGCAAAATGGGAGGGGGATAAATAGAACGaatgtgagtgaagtcgctcagtcatgaccaactctttgcgaccccacagactgtagcctaccaggctcctctgtccatgggattttccaggcaatagtactggagtggattgccatttccttctccagaacgaATGTAATAAGTGTATTTGGCCAAAAGGAAGTAATCTCAACTTTATATTAACATCTCAGAGCATGCACAGACTACATGTTATGTAACTTAGTTCTAGGAGAAAGCAGgatgtaattaattttttttccccaaaaatgcAGGGCTAGTGTTATTCCTCAGTCTTTTGTTTTCCTAAGATAAATATGCCATGTTGTAGAATTGATACAGTTATTAAAAGAGCACAGCATTCATGCAGAGGTGGGTGCTAAAAGGGTTTGAGATATTTTATGAATATCTCTTGTAGCACATTTGGAGTGAAGCCACATTGTTTCATATCCTGTGTGGAAATTTTGTAATTGTGCTGTATACATTAACAGTTCCCAACTCACGTGTTACTTTTTTTCTTATACATTTCTATAAGCACTTACATTGTCTCCAGTCTTCTTATGCCACCCCCAGATTGGGGAGGAGGTGGTGAGGAAAGGGAAACAGGCAGGAAGTTGAAGAAGGAGCCAGAAAAGTCAGCCCCCTCACTGTGTGTCTCAGTGGAGACGGCCTGCCATACATACTGTCCCTAATCAGACCATGCACCCTGAAAAactcaaaaccagaaaagaaCTGTCATACCAAGTTTGTGATGCAGTCATTTCAAGAAATAGAAGGTCGGAGAGTTCGTTTGGAAAATATTTCAGATCCATAGTCTACTGCTGAGGTTTCATAATTTTGAGACAGAGTACCAAAGAgatcctgggcttctctggtggttcagtggtaaacaatccacctcccagtgcaggagacaggtttgatccctgggtcgaggagatcccctggaaaaggaaatggctaccactccagtattcctgcctggagagtccatggaaaaaagaacctggcgggctacagtccatggggtaacaaaagagttgaacatgacttagcaactaaacaacaaccaaagAGATTAACAAAATAGGAAATGCATGATTTGAAAAAACTTCTGGTAGCCAACAGCCAAATTCTCATAGTCAATTAGCTCTCAGTTGATATTCATGTGAATGCTGTTGCAAATCCATGGGACAACTTAATGACCTTTGGATAACTaagacagaattttttaaagagctttaaTATACATAAGAATAATTCTGGTGCCCAACTAAGGTCCAGAGATATCCTTACTACCTCCCACTTCACAGAGCCCCCATTCTCATTCAGGTCCAAACTGCCAACTGAGCATCTAGCAGGAGGAGATAGGACAATGCAAAAGTAACTCAAGACACAATGGGATAAGCCCACTCAACAGCAGTGATCAAGTGTTATGGGGACTTACAGAAACgaaggagaaaacattttttcagttgtttaagGAAGGCTTGAAGAAATAAGAGGCATATGAACTGGACATTAAAGGATGAGGAAAAGTTTCCATAGGCAGAGATGGGAAACAGGATAGGCCccgaaggaaaaataaatcagagtGCCTGCATGTAGAAAAAAGTACCTGAGGATTTGAGTCTAAATAGGGAGTTTGAGTAtccagtgaaccagtgaagttgttcagtcatgtccgactccgcaatcccatggactgtagcctaccagtctcctccatccatggaattttccaggtaagagtactggagtgggttgccatttccttctccaggggatcttcccgacccagggctcgaacccaggtctcctgcattgcaggcagacactgtaccctccgagctaccagggaagcccgagtttGAGTATAACAGAGCTGTTTCTTCTTGGCTTTTGCCTGTTAACTCTTTAgttaaaatttgaagaaaattctGTCCCTTTTGTAACTCTtgaatccttttatttttcaggcCAGAGAAGGGGAAGTAGCCATTATCGATAAAGTACTAGACAATCCAGACTTGACATCGAAAGAATTCCAGCAGTGGAAGCAGATGTACCTCGATCTTTTCTTGGATATCTGTCAGAACACCACCTCAAATGACCCATTAAGTATTTCTTCTGAAGTAGATGTAATCACttcctctctcacacacactcattcatACATTGAAACGCATGTGTAAGTGTATTGTGCCCTCTGGCCATTTGGTACCTTCTGGTACTTTGATCAAGTATATAAGGTAGTTTTTATATCAACGTGTAGGACACGTTGACAAGCTATACTTTAATGTTACATTATATGAAACAAACCCTATATGGTCATAATACCACTGTCTTTAATGagcatttgtatattttatatgcagTTAGTGCTCAGCTTATGTTTACCATGTGCAAAATCAACTGTCTTCAATGATTCAAAATTAACTTTTGCAAACAACCCTGAAGACAGGCGGTcttcaagtagaaaaaaaaaaaacacaaaaaggtgGTTTTCTATCTAAGGTCATCTTTTCTCCCTTTAagttaattttatataaacaagACTTCAAAACTAAATCACATTTTTTCAGGTGCAGACATCCTTGTGGGTGGGAAAGAATTTAaaccttttttatatttattaaaatgttctaagaatTTTCTTAAACATTGCACAAAGTTTAAtgctgtagttttatttttgtgaaatgtAGATGCGCATACATACAAGAGTTGAGCAAAATAGAAGAGCATCAACATAAGAAAAGTTCAGGTATCAAATATTCGTCTTAATAGTCTATTAACTTGTGAAAGCTGGTTAATGGAAATACTATTCCATATCCATGGGGACACTCAATGGTGTATCAGGGCAAAGCTTTGTAAGATGTTTTTGTAACTGAGACCAAAATTGAAGATAGagctgctttattttcttggtttaaatcttcctttatttttgtaGTGATGAAACGCTGATTGTGTACAGAGGAATTTgagagtgaattttttaaaacacacttaactcacccagaaaggcagctaacatatatatatatatataatttcagccCAAACTCATGTTTTTAAACTCCAACTCCTAAAAACCTACAAGGTATAAACAGAAATGAATCAATTTCCCAGTTAGTGTCCAATTTTCCCCCTAGTCCGTTAGTGAAACTTATGTAATTATACTTCAGGCAGGGAAGTAAAATATCTTTGGTTACAGGCTGATGTGTGTTCTAATATAGAAAACaatgttgaaaaagaaaaatgtacctCTCTCCTGAGGAGCAAGAGGATGATGGTCATTCAGAGAGATATTACATTGAACTATACGAGAGAAACAATTTTTAGAGGTTTTTCCTAGTTTCATGATTTGTTCTATAGAGTGGATAAAGTCTATGAAAAAATCCTCTtcttatatttccatttataagcATCTCATTTTTGAAAAGTGATCACAGCATGATAATGACTGTGCTGCTTTTTAGTGTCTGGCTGCATAACGTACAAGTCACAATTTGctgggttttggttttgttttgttttgttttttctttagaaGGAGGAAGAGACCCTCCTTTACTATTCTATATCCTGAAATCTACTTCTAATCAGCTTTATACTGTTGCCTGTACAGCTCAGTGAATGTACTTTCATCTCTAAGAGTTCAGATATCTGCCAGTGACTATTTTTGCTGtagagaagaaagtaaaaactCCACAGCGAggatctttttctttgcttttgaaatCACCATTGAATCACTATCGTTTTGCAGACTTTGCACAACTGTACAGGAGAGTGGCCTTTCTACAGCACATTTTCAGTAATCCTATATTTAGTCAAAGTGGATGAGAAATCATGTATTAATGTTTGTATGGAATTTGGGGTCCAGtgtaatatttttatcatttaaaaaaacctatttgtaaaaacatttatttactgcATGGATATTGACGCACATTAAATTTGTGGGATTttgtatatgtaaaaaaaaaaaaaaaaaaaaaccaaaaagcaaaaaaaaaaaaaaaaagaaacctcttgTCCTAAAATGAAGTGTGCTTGTTACAGGTGTTTAGACTTGTTGATGTTTACTAGACCAAATGTgtacatttacttaaaaatatctgTACCTGATGGATGTGTCGTGGATACAGTGGCCAGATTGTGCCTCTGTCAACAGCGAGTTGATGGAAAGACTAGCTGTGTTGCTACTAAGCGGCTTTTACTTTGGTGAAGTTGGCTCTGTTCTTTTAAATGGTAAAAAGTAAactaatgaattttaaaagactcGTGGCTAGCTTAGCATGAAAGAGACCTTTAACGCTATATATCTGTACATTTTATTGCATTAGTTTCAAATCTAGGAGAGAGGCGGCACTGTAAACTGAAGTCAAATAAATTCAGCTCTTAATGAATCCTTATAAAGCACCTATTTTATTCATGCAGTCCACATCACATTTCTTTGTGACTGAATTACAtgccaccccaccacccccagttACAAGTTTTAACTTTGTCACTCCACTGTGGTATAAGCCAGAAGAGGCAGTGTCCAGTACATACAAGAATCTTCTCTGAAATCCTGCGAAATCAAGTTGGTTTCCCATCTACCTGacacaaactttaaaatttcacctgctgctctttcctttctctgtgattCTTTTGGGAAGGTGGGGTAGAGGGTCTGGGAGGCGGGGTACCAtcaaaaataaacctaaaaaaattttttacaagtATTACCTACAGCGTGTCTGCAGAATGAACATTTAAAGAGGATGAAAGAAATAGGGGTTTTGTtagctgctgctgagtcacttaagccttgtccgactctgtgtgaccctatggactggagcccacccaggctcctctgtccttgggattctccaggcaagaataccggagtggattgccatttcctcctccaggggatcatccggACCAAGGGATAGAACTGCTTCTCttttgtctccagcattggcaggcagctttcttaccactagcgccacctgggaagccccgttaaATGTTCCACTAAATCAGAGAAGCTGGAATattatggtgaaagtgaagtcgctcagtcgtgtccgactctttgcgaccccatggactgtagcctaccaggatcctctgtccatgggatttttcaggcagtagtcctgcagtggattgccatttccttctccaggggatcttcccaacccagggatcgaacccgggtctcccacattgtagacagactctttaccgtctgagccaccaaggaagttatTATGGCTAAGGGCTGcacaaataaaacttaaaaccaATAAGCTGGCAAAAGTCAGAGCAAAAGCAGACTAGGGTAAGTAAGGATGAAGTACAGAAAAACTTAACCTAGGTTAttttctccaaaaataaaaataaagtgctttctaggagatttttttttctcagttctgtATCTGTATTAAACCATCAAAGCAGAACTATAACCATGATTCTGTATCATAAAATCATAGTTCTCCCTATAGTGATTGCATGTTTTTTAACCAAGGCACTTTCCCTTCACTATTTATTCAGATAATGCCATCTTCTAGAACCACTTATTACAGTCATTATACCTAACAATTTTCTGGTTTGGTATATAACTTATTATGGTACGTTTTTTGGCTGTTTGGCACAAAAATAATCATTGCTTAGAACCTGGGAAACACTTTTAACTACAAGAGGGAAAACGGGGTCATACTTTATTTTCGAAAGTCCATCTCTAGCCCAACATGAGAATTTCTAGAAATCCCCAGCTCGCTGGAGATGATTCATATATCCTTCTAAATTTGATCCCTCCTGTCTCCCATTCTCAGAATAAGGGCAAATGTTTCTCTTTGGCCAAGTCTAGGAAAAGCCCATGGCTTGCTCCTCCCTAGCCCTGAGGCTACTTAACCCATTAAGCCCAGCACAAAATCCGGTGTCTCTCCCGGCTCTCCCTCCCTCCGCTCGTCCCCACCCTCTGCCAGCTGAAGCACTGCGCACTGCAGGCCGCTCCAGGCCCAAGGCAGCGCGCAGCCAATGTCCTCCCAGCGGTCCAGGTCGAGGTCATAGCCCACCACGTTGCGGGTGGGCACCTGGCGTGAGTCCCGCCACTTGAGGCCGCCCAGTAGCAGCACCGTCTCCTCCACCAAGGCCAGCCCATAGCAAAAGCGGTCGTAGGGTAGCGGCCGCAGCCGAGTCCACTGGTCGGTGCCGGGGTCGTAGCGCTCGATCTCGGAGAAGGGCTCGTATCGCCCCAGAAAGGCGAACACCGCGCCGCGCAGGGCGGCCATGTGGTGCCCGAAGCGGGCCGTGCCCATGGACGCTCTCTTGCTCCACGCCTGCTCCCCGGGAGCCAGGGAGTACACGTCCCGGAGGCTGTTCGTGCCGCCGTCGCCTCTCCCCGCCTTGCCCCCGGAGATGTACACGACGCCGCGGTCCCCAACGGCGCCCGCGTGGCCGTGCAGAGCCCGCGGCAGCGCCCCGGCCGCCGTCCAGCGGTCTCGGCGCAGGTCATACATTTCCACCGAAGCCAGCGCTTGGCCGCCCGCGCCCAGGCCCCCGACGGCCAGGAGCCCCTCGCCCACGGCGCCGCACCAGAAATGGGCCCGTGCTTCCCGCATAGGGGGCACCGTCGTCCACACGTGGAAGCGCGGGTCGTAACGGTGCACTTGAGCCATGACAGCCAGCGGGCCGTGCGCTGGGGGCGAGCAGGCGCCGCCCGACGGGCTCTCCCCGCCCAGGACGAACAGGAAGTTGCCCGCGACACACACGCTGTGCCCCAGCAGCTGAGCAGGCAGCCGCGTGAGGCTGCGCCAGCAGTGGTTGTACACGTCAAAGGCCACCACGTCCTGGGTGAGctcccactcctcctcctccacctgctcctcttcctcctcctcctctccctcctcttcctccggCTCCGGCGCGGCGCCCCTGCCCCGGGCCGCCCGCGGGGGGACCACGACTTCCTCAGTCACCACCTCCCGCCCGCGGCGCCCCCCGACCAACAAGATGCGCGTTTGAGGGCTCCGGACGCTGGTCTGCTCGCCCTGCATGAGCGGCTGGCGGGAGGGCGACGTGTGGTAGTTGAGGGCCTGGATGATGAGGCCCTTGACCCGGGCGGGCAGAGTGAGGCCGGAGCCCGAGTACACGCGCCGCAGCACGTCGGCGGGCACGAGGCCGAAGCGGACCCGCTCGAGTAGCTGGGTGCAGTGGGCCAGGCGTTCGGCCTCGGGCTCCTGCCGCAGCCAGGCCAGCGCCAGGCCCAGCAGCCGGGCCTCAGGCACCCGCGCCACGTCAGGGGCACCCAGCACGGCCCTCAGCGACGCGGGGTTGAGCTCCAGAAGGCCGGCCGGGCCCGCGCCCCGCGCCAGCAGTTCCCTCAGGTGGGTCACAATGCAGCGTTCGGCCGCGCCCAGCGTGTGCGCCAGGCCAAAGCGAGCCGCCACGTTGGCGGCGAAGCAGCAGTTCTCTGGGGCCAGCTGGCGCTCCAGGTAGCGGCCGCAAAGCCCCAGGGCCTCGGTGACCTGCAGGTAGCTGGCGGCCTCCAGCGTGTCCTCCACTGTGTCCATGGAGAGCGGCAGCCAGGCGGTGTAGATGAAGTCCAGCAGGCGCTGCAGGCCCGCCGCCGACGGCACGTGCAGGTGGATCACGCTCGCCCGGGATTCCCGGGTGTGACTCTTGAACAGAGCCCTGAAGTAGTCACTGGAACACGCGAGGAGCGACCTGTGCGCCGGGAACTCGCTGCCCTCCACCTTCAGCGTCACGTCGCACAGGAAGCCCTCGGCTCGCAGCACCTGGTAGCCGGTGAGCAGCGAGCCGCCATGAGCTTTGCAGTAAGACAGGAAGTAACTCATGATGCCCAGGGCGGGAAGCGGCCGGGCCGGGGCTGGGGCCAGCCAGACGCGGCCGGAGGCATCCCGGGACACGGAGCCCCCGGGCCCCCCGAGCGAGCCGAAGAGCCCCTAGCAGGGGTCCATTTTTGCCTGCTCAGCTTAAAGCCCGGGCCTCCTTCATACAGGTCCGCAGATCTGCCCGTTCCCTTCTCAGAGCAAATCTGGTAGGGAAACGATTTCCAGAAGCACCTAGTAGAGGAGAGCGCGGAGTTTGGAGTTTTCCGGGAGGTGCAGGGTTCGGTTTCGGCGGCTGCTGAGGCTGCCAGCGCGTTGCCCAAAACCCCCTCCCCGGCCCTGTTTGGGGAGCCCACACCTGCGCGCCTGGGGCCGCAGTGGCCGCGCACCATCACCTGGAAGGGCGGAGCTGCGGATGGACTGACTCCCGAGGGGTGCTGGATCTCCGACGGCCCAAATGCACAGATGGGGCCGGACGAGGGCTGTCCGGGAAGTGCGGGGCGAGGGCTCTGACCTCCCGGGGGTGGACAAGGAGGGTTCTGCGGGCACTGGCGAGGGCCGGGGACAACTAGCTAAGGGGCAGGGGGGGTGAACTTGTTCCGCGCGGAGGATCAAATCAAAGCCTGGGGGATTAGGGAGGAGGGGCGCGGGTCAGCGCTACGGGTCGCAGGCGTGATTGGGCGCCACACATAACATGCCAGTAGCTCACAGTGACAGGAATAGCGCGCGGCCTCGGCCTCCCTGGcgcgccccgccccgctcccCGGCTGCTGGCTGAGAACCGAGGGCGCAGGAGGAAGCGGCCTGGCCTGGGACATGACTCTCGTGACCCGTCAAGCCGCCGGTCACCAGGGGGTCCCGGTAACCCGGCTGGGGGTGCGGAGAGCGCTCACCGGAGAGGCGCGAGTCGCGGGGACGCTGTGCTTGGTGATGTCTGGAGAGGGGCGCccggctgggctggaggaggacGACCCTCTTCCCGGGGCTCCTGTGGCTAGGAAAAAAGCCCCTGGCTCGCAGCTTTCTGCTTTAAGGAGGCCCTAATTAATCCTTCGGGAGCGGGGATTAAGCGGCGATTTTGCGCGCTGACACCCAGGAGCCCGCTACGCGCAGAGGAGCCGCTGGCCGGAATCTTGCCCCGGCGAATCCAGGCTCCCAGCCAGTGGCGCTCCGAAGCACGCCCCTCACCTGGACTCACCCTTGCGTGATGCTGGGCCTTACTCTGCGCCCTTCCCGAGGTCTTCCTGGCTTGCCTCACACTCCGCTTTCGGGAGTTTGCGCCCACCTCTCTCCCCGACCCCGTCTGAGTTCTCCCTTCCTGTTCTTAAACCCTGTCTCGCCCATTCCTTGGCAAAGCGGACGAGGAAACTGTAGGTGACTTGGGTTTTCTGCTTTTGAATGACCACTTCCTTTAAGAAAATAAGTCTTTGCAGTTTCTCTCCCCGACCTTCcagtgtattagtcgctcagttgtgtccgactctttgcgaccctatggactgtagcctggcgggttcctctgtccatggaaatctccagacaagaatactggagtgagtagccattcctttctccaggggatcttcctgactcagggatcgaacccaggtctccctcactgcgggcagattctttaccatctgagccgccagggaagctcca encodes the following:
- the KLHL34 gene encoding kelch-like protein 34 → MSYFLSYCKAHGGSLLTGYQVLRAEGFLCDVTLKVEGSEFPAHRSLLACSSDYFRALFKSHTRESRASVIHLHVPSAAGLQRLLDFIYTAWLPLSMDTVEDTLEAASYLQVTEALGLCGRYLERQLAPENCCFAANVAARFGLAHTLGAAERCIVTHLRELLARGAGPAGLLELNPASLRAVLGAPDVARVPEARLLGLALAWLRQEPEAERLAHCTQLLERVRFGLVPADVLRRVYSGSGLTLPARVKGLIIQALNYHTSPSRQPLMQGEQTSVRSPQTRILLVGGRRGREVVTEEVVVPPRAARGRGAAPEPEEEEGEEEEEEEQVEEEEWELTQDVVAFDVYNHCWRSLTRLPAQLLGHSVCVAGNFLFVLGGESPSGGACSPPAHGPLAVMAQVHRYDPRFHVWTTVPPMREARAHFWCGAVGEGLLAVGGLGAGGQALASVEMYDLRRDRWTAAGALPRALHGHAGAVGDRGVVYISGGKAGRGDGGTNSLRDVYSLAPGEQAWSKRASMGTARFGHHMAALRGAVFAFLGRYEPFSEIERYDPGTDQWTRLRPLPYDRFCYGLALVEETVLLLGGLKWRDSRQVPTRNVVGYDLDLDRWEDIGCALPWAWSGLQCAVLQLAEGGDERREGEPGETPDFVLGLMG